The window TTAGGTGTCAGAAGGTTTTAATCAAACAATGAAActgagaagtaaaaatataaacagaagcaCAGTTCTGGAAAGTGCTAGGCGTCTTCCCCACTGGAGCCATTAGCAGGCCTCCAACCTTGGCCCGTACTCACACACACTGCAAGGCCCACTTGGTTAACATGCTACCGTGAGAATCCACAACAGAGATACTGAGGAAGAACGAAATGGAATTTTGTATGAACTTTTCAGCTGACAATGACCCCAGGCCTGTCCGATGCCCCAAGCACCTGAGATGGAATTACAGTCCATGAGAACAAGGCGGTTTCTGCTTTACCAGGAGCCAAGTGGGATTCCATCAGCAGCACAGGATGTGGTTCACGGGGGCAAGAATCAGCGTCAACTTTCACGGCAGATCACCTTCTTCTCACTGCAATCAACTGCTGCACCGGAATTCTACTCATAAAGCAGAAACTTTTTTATGGGGTCTGGCAGAGGCAGCGAGGGAATCAGATGAAGCCGGTATTTGCCAAGAACTCTTCTCACGGCCACACGGCACAGACTCAGCAAGgtcctggggacacctggatcGCCGtgggaagaaagggagacagagggagcgAGGTTAACTCCAACGACCGCAGGCAGGACTGTACTGACGCTCACTGCCAGCTCCCAGCTCTACAGTGGACGGGGCGGTCCCTGGTGAGGAAGGTCTTGTCATCTGCTCCGCCCGGCTGTGGAAAGGCTGGGATCTCCCCCTGGGCCACCTGCTCACCGTGACAGCACCTCCTTGACTGTGGTTAATTTCCTAGACAGAAGTCAGAGCTGACCACTGAAGGCGCTGGCAGGTGTGAACTGACCCTCACCCTCTGTCAGCCTCGGCTCCTGGGGGATCCCAGAAAGTCCAGGGGGACCCAGGAGACACAGGCTGAGCGCTCTATGAGGCCTGCAGGCTGACAATTTTACTCTGGGTCAAAACGGCCTAGCCACGTGTCTGCCTTGTGAAGCAGGCACAACCCAGGCAGCTTCGCTCCACCAGGATGACTCCAGTGACCACTTCTCCAACTCTTTCGGGGAAGGCTCCATGGGAGCACGTTTTAATGACTGGCTGAGGAGAccccaacaacaaaaacacaatcAACTGAAGTTCTGTAAGAGGTAAGGGTCAGGGAAAAAGTTTTCAACTCAGATGCCCTCAAAACCCAGGCAAGGAGGCCGGGCACGGGTGGGTCACGGAGGGCCCACGGCAGCCCACAGGAGGTGCACAAGGCCAATTTCTGAGTCCCGGACAGAGTCTCGGAGAAGTCCAAGCCCCAGATCAACTGCACACAACCTGGCTATCGATTTATTAATTCACTAGCAAAATCTTTCTTCATAAATAAGCAACTATGGGAGTTTATCCTAACAAAAACCAGACATTatcacataataaaaataacGGTATTTGAGTGGGaactgaagaaagggaaggaggaccCCTAGAGGAGGAAGGGCTTGCAATTTGTCGTCAGGCAAACATGGAGGAGAAACTATGTGTAAGTGAAGGAATGTGGGGTCACAAagcagagcagaggggcagagagactaTAATTCCAGGAACTTTGAACATGCACTTTTATATATTCCTTTGTATCAACTCTTGGTGTCTAGGAATTTGAAAAGGCCAATCTGGAAGTAGTCTGGAAGATTCCTGGTCCTGACTGAAGATTCTGACTACGGGCTTCACtggaagggtttttttctttttaatcactaCAGCCCGATTCATTTGGTTGAGCCAAACAGACTGCAAGTCAGAATGGAACTCAGGCCACTTACTTCTGGCCTCTTTAAAGACTTGCAAGGCCTCGGGGTCCaccttccttctgcctcttgACTCAGGGCCCAAGGATTCCCACTTCACCAGGTTCAGGTTGGCTCCAAACTCTACAAGCAGGCTCACGAAGGCTGCCTCACAGCCGTGACGCAGGACAGCATCCATGACACACCCGGGGGAGCCCCTGTAGAAGCCCTGCGTGTTGACAGGACCATTGCAGTTGAAGTCGGGGTTCGCCCCAGCCTGGAGAAGCAGCTGGAAGCACTGGAGGTTGTGGTAGGCTGCGCTGATATACAAGGGGCAGACCACCAAGGAGGTGAGGCGCCGGGAGAAGGGGGGCCGGATGTCAGGAGTCAGGTGGTGGTTGACATCGACGTCAGCCCCATACCTACAGGGGAGACACAGGGACAATGAGACCTTGTGGGAGACCAGCCAAAGTCAACAGATACCCACCACACCCTGAGGAGACAGGCCTGACCTCCGTGAGCACTGGGGAGCCG is drawn from Vulpes lagopus strain Blue_001 chromosome 8, ASM1834538v1, whole genome shotgun sequence and contains these coding sequences:
- the ASB1 gene encoding ankyrin repeat and SOCS box protein 1 produces the protein MAEGGGPHGRAGPGPAGPNLKEWLREQFCDHPLEHCEDTRLHDAAYVGDLQTLRSLLQEESYRSRINEKSVWCCGWLPCTPLRIAATAGHGNCVDFLIRKGAEVDLVDVKGQTALYVAVVNGHLESAQILLEAGADPNGSRHHRSTPVYHASRVGRADILKALIRYGADVDVNHHLTPDIRPPFSRRLTSLVVCPLYISAAYHNLQCFQLLLQAGANPDFNCNGPVNTQGFYRGSPGCVMDAVLRHGCEAAFVSLLVEFGANLNLVKWESLGPESRGRRKVDPEALQVFKEARSVPRTLLSLCRVAVRRVLGKYRLHLIPSLPLPDPIKKFLLYE